Part of the Georgenia sp. TF02-10 genome, CGCGCGCCAAGGCCGCGCCCCGCCCCACGGCGTCGGCCGGAGCAACGGCCGCCCGCCCGGCCGGCCGACAGGCCCCGCGCCGGGGCGTCACCCTCGGGGCGCCGCGGGCCGACGGGCGCCCCCGGCCCACCATCAGCCTGCGGGCGCTCGGGCTGCTCATCGTCGCGCTCGTCGCCTTCACCGTGCTGGCCCCCACCCTGCGGTACGCCGTCGCCCAGCAGGAGCAGCTCCGCACCCTCAACGCCCAGGTGAGTGACGCGCGGGAGCGCACCGCCGCCCTGGAGCACGAGCTCGAGCGCTGGCAGGACCCCGCCTACGTGCAGGCCCAGGCCCGGGACCGGCTCGGGTACGTGATGCCGGGGGAGACGCCCTACGTCGTCGTGGACCCGGAGACCGTCACCGGCGGGGAGAGCCCCGCCGAGGCCGAGGCGGCCGAGCGGGCCGCCGCCCGCGCCGCCGCCACCCCCTGGTACGTCCGCGTCTGGGACTCCGTTCAGGTGGCGGGAGAGTCGGCCACCGGCGAGGAGGACCCGTCCGGGTTGACCACGCCCACCGAGGACGCACTGACCCCCACCGGCGCCCCCACCGGTCCGCCCCCGGAGACGCCGTGACCAGCGGGTCCGCCGTCTCGGAGCAGGACCTGGCGGTCCTGACCGAGCAGCTGGGCCGGGAGCCGCGCGGGGTGGTCGCCGTGGCCGCGCGCTGCCGGTGCGGTCGCCCCACCGTGGTGCGCACCGCGCCCCGGCTGCCCGACGGCACCCCCTTCCCCACCTCCTACTACCTCACCCACCCGGCCGCGGTCCGGGCGGTGAGCACCCTGGAGGCCGGTGGGGTGATGGCGGAGATGAACGAGCGCCTCGCCGCCGACGCCGGGCTGCGCGCCGCCTACGCCGCCGCCCACGAGGACTACCTCGCCCGCCGCGCCGAGCTGGGGCACGTGCCGGAGATCGACGGGGTCTCCGCCGGCGGCATGCCCACCCGGGTGAAGTGCCTGCACGCGCTGCTGGCGCACACCCTCGCCGTCGGGCCCGGCGTCAACCCGTTCGGGGACGAGACCCTGGCGCTGCTGGCCGGCCGGTGGTCCCCGGACCGCTGCGCCTGCTGAGCTGGCCGCCTGTCCCGCCGGTGGCTCCGGAGCCGGCCCCTGAGAAGCCGCAGGGAGCACTGCGGGCCGCGGAAGGTGAACGGCTCTGCGTGGCGGTGGCCGGTTCGGCGCCCGTAGCTGACGCGCGGACCCAAGGTGAGACGTGTGCACAGGGCCTGGACCGCCCGAACAGGATCACCGCCGGAGTGAAGGAGTTCCCTTCATGCTGACATCAACCCCAGAAGTTCTCACTGTATATGTGTTCGAGACTGTGGCCCTCGTTAGTCTCTGCGGAAGAGCATCTGAGCCTCGACAAATCCCTCGATGATTCCAAAGTTGCCCGTTATAGAATTATTCTGGCTTGTCTGCATCCAGACGTGGTCGATGTTCTCAAGGCGCCAACCGGATCTCTCGAGTTGCTCGATAAGCCAAGAGGGGTTGAACCTGGAGATTTTAGTGGTCCACTTCCCGCCGGTGCCAGCACCTCCGCCGCTGGTGTGTGCGATGAGTACCGCACATGCATACACATGGACACCCTCTGCTCGCAGTACCTCGGCGTCTCGGAGAATGGGCTCCGCTTCATCTGCTGGGACAAGTTTGACCCTTGCGCGCTCTTCTCTCGCCCTCCCGTGCTCTTCCTTGGCCTTTGCGCGCTCGTCGCGACGTGAACGCTTGTCACCTCTCCTCATCTGATTGTCCCATTTCGCCGCTTGCTTGTCCCAGCTCATCATGAAGCCAGTGTACCGCTGAAGCGTCCTCCAGGCCCGACTTGGGGTACACGACAATTCGGTACCGTCCTCGGTTGAGTCTGATTATGGACAACGTCGACAGAAAGGGGTGTGCTTAGGAATGAACTTCAGAACCAGCGACGTGCGGCATGACGCGGGAGGCCAGGAATGCACTCCCGACTGGCAGTGGCCACCCCGAGTTCACTGACCCGAGTCCGGATTAAAATACCCTCACGTAACTCGGGAGGCCCGCTCTTGCAGCCGCTCGGGCGTCCGGAGGACCGCGTCGGCGCCCGTTGCCCACCCGGTGAACGGCGCGCCGCGGCGGACGCCGGCCGTGGCAGGGTGAGCACGTGACCCGGGTGGCAGCGATCGACTGCGGTACCAACTCCATCCGCCTGCTCATCGCCGACGTGG contains:
- a CDS encoding septum formation initiator family protein, with product MSTRRPAAPRGAAGARGANRGRGAAERPAPPRAKAAPRPTASAGATAARPAGRQAPRRGVTLGAPRADGRPRPTISLRALGLLIVALVAFTVLAPTLRYAVAQQEQLRTLNAQVSDARERTAALEHELERWQDPAYVQAQARDRLGYVMPGETPYVVVDPETVTGGESPAEAEAAERAAARAAATPWYVRVWDSVQVAGESATGEEDPSGLTTPTEDALTPTGAPTGPPPETP
- a CDS encoding DUF501 domain-containing protein, producing MTSGSAVSEQDLAVLTEQLGREPRGVVAVAARCRCGRPTVVRTAPRLPDGTPFPTSYYLTHPAAVRAVSTLEAGGVMAEMNERLAADAGLRAAYAAAHEDYLARRAELGHVPEIDGVSAGGMPTRVKCLHALLAHTLAVGPGVNPFGDETLALLAGRWSPDRCAC